From a region of the Mycobacterium intracellulare ATCC 13950 genome:
- a CDS encoding oxidoreductase, with protein MARWLITGCSTGFGREIARAALEAGHSVVVTARRAEAVQDLADEFGDRALAVALDVTDTGQVAAAVAAADEAFGGIDVLVNNAGHGYLSAVEEGEDAEVRKLFDVNYFGAVDMIKAVLPAMRARGSGHIINISSMTGLVANPPNAYYSSTKFALEALTEALATEVRPLGIKVTAVEPGAFRTDWATRSMKESGAPITDYADVAARKDLIKQFADHLPGDPRKVAEAVLMLAKLDDPPLRLLLGRDVLKAMRDKIAALSASIDEWEAVTKDVNFPAS; from the coding sequence ATGGCTCGCTGGCTGATCACGGGATGCTCCACCGGCTTCGGACGCGAAATCGCCCGCGCCGCACTGGAAGCCGGCCACAGCGTGGTGGTGACGGCGCGGCGCGCCGAGGCGGTGCAGGACCTCGCCGACGAGTTCGGCGACCGGGCGCTGGCCGTCGCGCTCGACGTGACCGACACCGGCCAGGTCGCGGCCGCGGTGGCGGCGGCCGACGAGGCCTTCGGCGGAATCGATGTGCTGGTCAACAACGCCGGACACGGCTACCTGTCCGCGGTGGAAGAGGGTGAGGACGCCGAGGTCCGAAAGCTGTTCGACGTGAACTACTTCGGCGCCGTCGACATGATCAAGGCGGTGCTGCCGGCCATGCGCGCCCGCGGATCGGGCCACATCATCAACATCTCCTCGATGACCGGCCTGGTGGCCAACCCGCCCAACGCCTACTATTCGTCGACCAAGTTCGCGCTGGAGGCGCTCACCGAGGCGCTCGCCACCGAGGTCCGCCCCCTGGGCATCAAGGTGACCGCCGTCGAACCCGGCGCGTTCCGCACCGATTGGGCGACAAGGTCGATGAAGGAATCCGGCGCCCCGATCACCGATTACGCCGACGTGGCGGCGCGCAAGGACCTGATCAAGCAGTTCGCCGATCACCTGCCCGGCGACCCGCGCAAGGTGGCCGAGGCGGTGCTGATGCTCGCCAAGCTCGACGACCCCCCGCTGCGCTTGCTGCTGGGCCGCGACGTGCTCAAGGCCATGCGGGACAAGATCGCCGCGTTGTCGGCGTCGATCGACGAATGGGAAGCCGTCACCAAGGACGTCAACTTCCCGGCCTCGTGA
- a CDS encoding NADP-dependent oxidoreductase: protein MTALRANRRGGPEQLVIERAPVPVAAAGEALVAVHAAAITFDELTWEETWTRDGVSRTPVIPSHEVSGVVSAVADDVTDFVPGDEVYGLIAFDRDGAAADFVAVPAADLAAKPSTVSHVVAAALPLAGLTALQALVDHAAVQPKESVLVHGGAGGVGLLTVQLAALLGARVTATVRSDTANLLRGCGAQRVIDTRTEAFDEAGAAYDVVVDTVGGQTLERSYGVLRRGGRLVTLSAPPPDGRADEFGVSATFFIVTPNRDQLAELAALVDSDRLHVAIAQTFPLDEGREAFESRERGGRAGKTVLVVRD, encoded by the coding sequence ATGACCGCGCTACGGGCGAACCGGCGCGGCGGACCGGAGCAGCTGGTGATCGAGCGGGCGCCCGTGCCGGTCGCGGCTGCCGGGGAAGCCTTGGTGGCCGTGCACGCGGCCGCCATCACCTTCGACGAGCTGACATGGGAGGAGACGTGGACCCGCGACGGCGTCAGCCGAACCCCCGTCATCCCGTCCCACGAGGTCTCCGGTGTGGTGTCCGCGGTGGCCGACGACGTCACGGATTTCGTGCCCGGCGACGAGGTCTACGGACTGATCGCGTTCGACCGCGACGGCGCGGCCGCCGATTTCGTCGCCGTGCCCGCGGCCGATCTGGCCGCCAAACCGTCGACGGTCTCCCACGTCGTCGCCGCCGCGCTCCCGCTGGCCGGCCTGACCGCGCTGCAGGCACTGGTCGATCACGCCGCGGTGCAGCCAAAGGAGAGCGTGCTGGTGCACGGAGGCGCCGGCGGGGTGGGCCTGTTGACCGTTCAGTTGGCCGCCCTGCTGGGTGCGCGGGTGACCGCGACCGTGCGCAGCGACACCGCGAATCTTCTTCGCGGCTGCGGCGCGCAGCGGGTGATCGACACGCGCACCGAGGCATTCGACGAGGCCGGCGCCGCCTACGACGTCGTCGTCGACACCGTCGGCGGGCAGACGCTGGAAAGGTCCTACGGCGTGCTGCGCCGCGGCGGCCGGCTGGTGACGTTGTCGGCACCGCCGCCGGACGGCCGGGCCGACGAATTCGGCGTCAGCGCAACCTTCTTCATCGTCACACCGAATCGGGATCAGCTCGCCGAGCTCGCCGCGCTCGTCGACAGCGACCGGTTGCACGTCGCGATCGCCCAGACGTTCCCGCTCGACGAGGGCCGGGAAGCGTTCGAAAGCCGGGAGCGGGGCGGCCGCGCCGGCAAGACGGTCCTGGTCGTGCGGGATTGA
- a CDS encoding DAK2 domain-containing protein — MTLRDWAHTAVSDLITHIDEINRLNVFPVADSDTGANMLFTMRSALAELNAQGGSGCAARAAAALSAGALNGARGNSGVILSQILRGLADVTATAASDAGGDLPHIDAVVLGDALQRGVELVITSMGGEEVPGTIVSVLRAAATAVQQCARAGDGLAPAVIAAGDAAVVALEKTPEQLDVLADAGAVDAGGRGLLVLLDALRTTITGQAPARAVYELAPRAQRTEAPAPRPAPQFEVMYRLDGCEPAAADALRDRLEDLGDSVGIASAPSSAQRTYSVHVHTDDAGAAVEAGLAAGRLSRIVISALSSGAPGLPAGGWTRERAVLAVVDGEGAAELFAGEGACVLQRDPAAHDPTTNISAHQLMRAVVDTGAAQVMVLPNGYVAAEELVAGCTAAIGWGIDVVPIPTGSMVQGLAALAVHETGRQAVDDGYTMARAAGAARHGSVRIATESALTWAGRCHPGDGLGIAGDEVLIVAADAVGAAIGLLDLLLASGGDLVTVLLGAGIETDGDVGAVGDILEEHMHDHHPGTELVTYRTGHHGDALLIGVE, encoded by the coding sequence ATGACCCTGCGAGACTGGGCGCACACCGCCGTCAGCGACCTGATCACCCACATCGACGAGATCAATCGACTCAACGTCTTTCCCGTCGCCGACTCCGACACCGGCGCGAACATGCTGTTCACCATGCGTTCGGCCCTGGCGGAACTGAACGCGCAGGGCGGCTCGGGGTGCGCCGCCCGGGCCGCGGCCGCGCTGTCGGCCGGCGCGCTGAACGGCGCCCGTGGCAACTCCGGGGTGATCCTGTCGCAGATCCTGCGCGGCCTCGCCGACGTCACCGCCACCGCCGCGAGCGACGCCGGCGGCGACCTGCCCCACATCGACGCCGTCGTGCTGGGCGATGCGCTGCAGCGCGGCGTGGAGCTGGTCATCACCTCGATGGGCGGCGAGGAAGTCCCGGGGACCATCGTCTCGGTGCTACGGGCCGCCGCGACCGCCGTGCAGCAGTGCGCGCGCGCCGGGGACGGGCTCGCGCCGGCGGTCATCGCCGCCGGGGACGCGGCGGTGGTCGCCCTGGAAAAGACCCCCGAGCAGCTCGACGTGCTCGCCGACGCCGGAGCCGTGGACGCCGGCGGGCGGGGCCTGCTGGTCCTGCTGGACGCGTTGCGGACCACCATCACGGGGCAGGCGCCGGCCCGGGCGGTCTACGAGCTCGCGCCGCGGGCGCAGCGCACCGAAGCCCCCGCGCCGCGCCCGGCGCCCCAATTCGAGGTGATGTACCGGCTGGACGGCTGCGAGCCCGCGGCGGCGGACGCGCTGCGGGACCGGCTGGAGGACCTGGGCGATTCGGTGGGCATCGCGTCGGCGCCGTCGTCCGCGCAACGCACCTATTCCGTGCACGTGCACACCGACGACGCCGGCGCCGCCGTCGAGGCGGGACTGGCGGCCGGACGACTCAGCCGCATCGTCATCTCGGCCCTGAGCTCCGGGGCCCCCGGGTTGCCCGCGGGCGGCTGGACGCGGGAACGGGCGGTGCTGGCCGTCGTCGACGGCGAAGGCGCCGCCGAGCTGTTCGCCGGGGAAGGCGCCTGCGTGCTGCAACGCGACCCCGCAGCGCACGATCCCACGACCAACATCAGCGCGCACCAGCTGATGCGCGCCGTCGTCGACACCGGCGCCGCGCAGGTGATGGTGCTGCCCAACGGCTATGTGGCCGCCGAGGAGCTGGTCGCCGGGTGCACGGCGGCCATCGGCTGGGGGATCGACGTGGTGCCGATCCCGACCGGGTCGATGGTGCAGGGCCTGGCCGCGCTGGCCGTGCACGAGACCGGCAGGCAGGCCGTCGACGACGGCTACACCATGGCCCGGGCGGCCGGCGCCGCGCGGCACGGATCGGTGCGCATCGCCACCGAGAGCGCCTTGACCTGGGCGGGCCGCTGCCATCCCGGCGACGGCCTGGGCATCGCGGGCGACGAGGTGCTGATCGTGGCCGCCGACGCCGTCGGGGCGGCGATCGGCCTGCTCGACCTCCTGCTGGCCTCCGGCGGCGACCTGGTGACCGTGCTGCTGGGCGCCGGCATCGAGACCGATGGGGACGTCGGCGCCGTCGGCGACATCCTGGAAGAGCACATGCACGACCACCACCCGGGGACCGAACTGGTCACCTACCGCACCGGCCACCACGGTGACGCGCTGCTGATCGGGGTCGAGTAG
- a CDS encoding mycofactocin-coupled SDR family oxidoreductase, which translates to MGEFDNVVAVVTGAARGQGRSHAVALAEQGADIIAVDICADLEAIPYALGTEAELAETVQLVGSAGRKAVPVIADVRDLAGLRAGVQAGIDELGEVDVVIANAGVVAIGVTEPDAEPVFNTIVDTNLKGVWHTMLATVPSIVRKGVGGSVVLVSSSQGLTGRGGDGSAAMFAYAASKHGVVGLMRSAANAYAPHKIRVNSVHPSGVATPMILNDFVVNRMTENPNPAVSQMLLPGVPLVEARDVTEAVLWLAGPRSRYVTGVSIPVDAGHVVM; encoded by the coding sequence ATGGGTGAATTCGACAACGTCGTCGCCGTCGTGACCGGCGCCGCGCGCGGCCAGGGCCGCAGCCACGCCGTCGCGCTGGCTGAGCAGGGCGCCGACATCATCGCCGTCGACATCTGCGCCGACCTCGAGGCCATTCCCTACGCCTTGGGCACCGAGGCAGAGCTGGCCGAAACGGTCCAGCTGGTCGGGTCGGCGGGCCGCAAAGCGGTTCCGGTGATCGCCGACGTGCGCGACCTTGCGGGTCTGCGGGCCGGCGTGCAGGCGGGCATCGACGAGCTCGGCGAGGTCGACGTCGTCATCGCCAACGCCGGGGTGGTGGCGATCGGCGTCACCGAGCCCGACGCCGAACCGGTGTTCAACACGATCGTCGACACCAACCTCAAGGGTGTGTGGCACACCATGCTGGCGACGGTCCCCTCGATCGTGCGCAAGGGTGTCGGCGGCTCGGTCGTGCTGGTCAGTTCGTCGCAGGGCCTGACCGGACGTGGCGGTGACGGCAGCGCCGCGATGTTCGCCTACGCGGCGTCCAAGCACGGTGTCGTGGGTCTGATGCGCTCGGCGGCCAATGCGTATGCGCCGCACAAGATTCGGGTCAACTCGGTGCACCCCAGCGGTGTCGCGACGCCGATGATTCTCAACGACTTCGTGGTGAACCGGATGACGGAGAACCCGAACCCGGCCGTCTCGCAGATGCTGCTGCCCGGCGTGCCGTTGGTCGAGGCGCGGGACGTCACCGAGGCGGTGCTGTGGCTGGCCGGGCCGCGGTCGCGCTACGTGACGGGGGTGTCGATCCCGGTCGACGCCGGCCACGTCGTCATGTAG
- a CDS encoding SDR family NAD(P)-dependent oxidoreductase — protein sequence MTLPWTPSRLGNLTGKRVIVTGATNGVGLGTSRALAHAGAHVILAVRNTELGEQRAAEISANGGGATSVQKLDLADLSSVRAFAGLIDEPVDILINNAGALTDRRTETVDGFEMTLGTNLLGPFALTNLLLPKVRSQIINVGSDAHRSATLHLDDLHLRRHKWTRLGAYAQSKLAVMLWGLELDRRLRAAASPLVTQLTHPGWVASNLSNLGDSPLMSLAHKGVKAVADRLANDIDEGAAPTLYCISEPIPPGSYVGVSGRFGLRGGPVLIGRTQLACDYDTAARLVAFAERETGTKLEI from the coding sequence GTGACCTTACCGTGGACGCCGAGCAGGCTCGGCAACCTGACCGGCAAGCGCGTGATCGTGACCGGAGCGACCAACGGGGTGGGGCTGGGCACCTCGCGCGCGCTCGCCCACGCCGGCGCGCACGTGATCCTGGCCGTGCGCAACACCGAACTCGGCGAGCAACGCGCTGCCGAAATCTCCGCGAACGGCGGCGGTGCGACGTCGGTGCAAAAGCTCGACCTCGCCGACCTGTCGTCGGTGCGGGCCTTCGCCGGCCTGATCGACGAGCCGGTGGACATCCTGATCAACAACGCCGGCGCCCTCACCGACCGCCGCACCGAGACGGTCGACGGATTCGAGATGACACTGGGCACCAACCTGCTCGGGCCGTTCGCGCTGACCAACCTGCTGCTGCCCAAGGTGCGTTCGCAGATCATCAACGTCGGCTCCGACGCCCACCGGTCGGCGACGCTGCACCTCGACGACCTGCACCTGCGCCGCCACAAGTGGACGAGGTTGGGCGCCTACGCGCAGTCCAAGCTCGCCGTGATGCTGTGGGGGCTCGAGCTGGACCGCAGGCTGCGCGCGGCCGCATCGCCGCTCGTCACGCAGCTCACCCACCCCGGTTGGGTGGCCTCGAACCTGTCCAACCTGGGCGACTCGCCGCTGATGTCGCTGGCCCACAAGGGGGTCAAGGCGGTGGCCGACCGGTTGGCCAACGACATCGACGAGGGCGCGGCGCCGACGCTGTACTGCATCAGCGAGCCGATTCCCCCCGGCAGCTACGTCGGGGTCAGCGGCAGGTTCGGGCTGCGCGGTGGGCCGGTGCTCATCGGCCGCACGCAACTGGCGTGCGACTACGACACGGCCGCGCGGCTGGTGGCCTTCGCCGAGCGCGAGACCGGCACGAAACTGGAGATCTGA
- a CDS encoding nuclear transport factor 2 family protein, translating into MSDSATEITNLIYTYAQLLDGGDLDGVARLFEHGRICGVEDGPPETVFAGSARVREMYEMATRIYEDGTPKTKHNTTNVQLYIDEAQGTATSTSYYCVTQATPDLPLQVIVTGHYKDTFHRVDGAWCFDSRTMFVDQVGDVSHHLKF; encoded by the coding sequence ATGAGTGACAGCGCCACCGAGATCACGAATCTCATCTACACCTATGCGCAGCTGCTCGACGGCGGCGACCTGGACGGGGTGGCCCGCCTCTTCGAGCACGGCCGCATCTGCGGCGTCGAGGACGGCCCGCCGGAAACGGTGTTCGCCGGCTCGGCGCGGGTCCGCGAGATGTACGAAATGGCCACGCGCATCTACGAAGACGGCACCCCGAAGACCAAACACAACACCACCAACGTCCAGCTGTACATCGACGAGGCCCAGGGCACCGCGACGAGCACGTCCTACTACTGCGTCACCCAGGCCACCCCCGACCTGCCGCTGCAGGTCATCGTGACCGGGCACTACAAGGACACCTTTCACCGGGTGGACGGCGCCTGGTGTTTCGACAGCCGCACCATGTTCGTCGACCAGGTCGGCGACGTCAGCCACCACCTGAAGTTCTGA
- a CDS encoding transglycosylase SLT domain-containing protein: MVLRLRRVAAAYLVVAALGSVAIGSTSVNCPTAVGGHDGIGQGGPGPRASGPAPADATWWWQPRPPRPAVQEAAAVRGGIQLRQVAFDGRGVWPDGPDAIRGYLEEALTRIGVTEASARGHWIEGMMTIADHESQFHSGAINLSDSNAYGPSQLDGGPLHATRGPWQVMPDTFATFHQPGTSNSAWDPVAAACASMNYQMSRYGVSRDGSNQRALVGQANPGIRQGY; the protein is encoded by the coding sequence TTGGTGTTGAGGTTGCGCCGGGTGGCGGCGGCCTATCTGGTGGTGGCGGCGCTGGGCAGCGTCGCCATAGGGAGTACGTCGGTCAACTGCCCGACCGCTGTGGGCGGGCATGACGGCATCGGGCAGGGCGGACCGGGCCCGAGAGCATCGGGCCCCGCTCCAGCCGATGCGACGTGGTGGTGGCAGCCCCGTCCGCCTCGTCCCGCGGTGCAGGAGGCGGCCGCGGTGCGCGGCGGAATCCAGCTGCGGCAGGTCGCTTTCGACGGTCGGGGAGTGTGGCCGGACGGACCCGACGCGATCCGCGGCTATCTCGAGGAGGCACTGACCCGGATCGGCGTCACCGAGGCGTCGGCCCGTGGTCACTGGATCGAGGGCATGATGACCATCGCCGACCACGAATCGCAATTCCATTCGGGTGCGATCAACCTGTCAGACAGCAACGCCTACGGGCCTTCTCAGCTCGACGGTGGCCCGCTGCACGCCACGCGCGGCCCGTGGCAGGTAATGCCGGATACCTTCGCGACCTTCCACCAGCCCGGGACGTCGAACTCGGCGTGGGATCCGGTGGCGGCCGCATGCGCGTCGATGAACTATCAGATGAGCCGCTACGGCGTCAGCCGCGACGGCAGCAATCAGCGCGCGCTGGTGGGGCAGGCCAATCCCGGTATCCGGCAGGGCTATTAA
- the rpmB gene encoding 50S ribosomal protein L28, translated as MAAVCDICGKGPGFGKSVSHSHRRTSRRWDPNVQTVHVARPGGNKQRLNVCTSCIKAGKVVRG; from the coding sequence ATGGCCGCTGTGTGCGACATCTGCGGGAAAGGCCCCGGCTTCGGCAAGTCGGTGTCGCACTCCCACCGCCGCACAAGCCGCCGGTGGGACCCCAACGTCCAGACCGTGCACGTCGCCCGTCCGGGCGGTAACAAGCAGCGCCTCAATGTCTGCACGTCCTGCATCAAGGCCGGCAAGGTCGTCAGGGGCTAG
- a CDS encoding sulfotransferase family protein, with product MPSPSVFEPAAVLADAQRKEGLTDWGPGEFEEPLTVLLRDYARADLNAIGAHILRSGIVHSLRMRLRTQEWIRRHPEILDERVAAPIVVVGMMRSGTTLLQRLLAADPRFVCAYGWEVVEVAPRLNHPFTGVDPRIAISQAREAKSRELAPELFSIHPMYATEAEEEIVFLADAFLSHVPESGAHLPHYRTWLDDQDFTPAYGYLHRMLQFLQWQKRQRGQAGQRWVLKSPAHLGYLSLLHAHFPDLHVVHMHRDPRTTIASGASLNATLHAMHADVVDAHRVGAQWLARVGWTNDRAMTTRDGWSDDGERVTDIGFDDAVADPIGQVARVYDAIELPLTAEAEDAMRRWLRERPREAARPPYGLENYGLLPEQVDERFTLYNKRFAQYIGGTAHA from the coding sequence GTGCCGTCCCCCAGCGTCTTCGAGCCGGCCGCCGTCCTGGCCGACGCGCAACGCAAGGAAGGGCTCACCGACTGGGGCCCGGGCGAATTCGAAGAGCCGCTGACCGTCCTGCTGCGCGACTATGCGCGCGCCGACCTCAACGCGATCGGCGCCCACATCCTGCGCTCGGGCATCGTGCACAGCCTGCGGATGCGGCTGCGCACCCAGGAGTGGATCCGCCGCCATCCGGAGATTCTCGACGAGCGGGTGGCCGCGCCGATCGTCGTCGTCGGGATGATGCGCAGCGGGACCACGCTGTTGCAGCGCCTGCTGGCGGCCGATCCGCGCTTCGTCTGCGCGTACGGGTGGGAGGTCGTCGAGGTCGCGCCGCGGTTGAACCATCCGTTCACCGGGGTGGATCCGCGCATCGCCATCAGCCAAGCCCGCGAGGCGAAATCGCGCGAACTGGCGCCCGAGTTGTTCTCCATCCACCCGATGTACGCCACCGAAGCCGAGGAGGAGATCGTCTTTTTGGCGGACGCCTTCTTGTCGCACGTCCCCGAGTCGGGCGCCCACCTGCCCCACTACCGAACCTGGCTCGACGACCAGGACTTCACCCCCGCCTATGGCTACCTGCACCGCATGCTGCAGTTCCTGCAATGGCAAAAACGCCAACGCGGGCAGGCCGGTCAACGGTGGGTGCTCAAATCGCCGGCGCACCTGGGGTATTTGAGCCTGCTGCACGCGCACTTTCCCGACCTGCACGTCGTGCACATGCACCGCGATCCCCGCACCACGATCGCGTCGGGGGCCAGTCTGAACGCCACGCTGCACGCGATGCACGCCGACGTCGTCGACGCCCACCGGGTCGGCGCGCAATGGCTGGCACGGGTGGGCTGGACCAACGACCGTGCGATGACGACCCGCGACGGCTGGTCCGACGACGGTGAGCGCGTCACCGACATCGGGTTCGACGATGCGGTGGCCGACCCGATCGGGCAGGTGGCCCGCGTCTACGACGCGATCGAGCTGCCGCTGACGGCCGAGGCCGAGGACGCGATGCGGCGCTGGCTGCGTGAGCGTCCGCGCGAGGCGGCGCGCCCGCCCTACGGCCTGGAGAACTACGGCCTGCTTCCCGAGCAGGTCGACGAGCGATTCACGTTGTACAACAAGCGATTTGCACAATATATCGGAGGAACAGCGCATGCCTGA
- the recG gene encoding ATP-dependent DNA helicase RecG — MVSLSDRLDYAVGGKVVELLDEVFGIRTVNDLLRHYPRSYTEGASRWDADDERPPAGEHITIVDTITDTETFPMKKTPKKVCHRITLGSGRNKVTATFFNANYIKKDLTTGTKVMLSGEVGFFRNVMQLTHPAFLLLDTPDGKNRGTVSLKSIANASHATTGEDIADAYQRHFFPIYAASAKLQSWTIFATVRQVLDVLDPVPDPLPEDLRAKFGLVSEDQALRDIHLAESEPRRQQARERLTFDEAVGLQWALVARRHGELSESGPPAPPRSDGLAAELLGRLPFELTAGQRDVLGVLSEGLASNRPLNRLLQGEVGSGKTIVSVLAMLQMVDAGYQCALLAPTEVLAAQHLRSIRDVLGPLAMAGQLGGADRATRVALLSGSMTAAQKKQIRSEIAGGEVGIVVGTHALLQDAVEFDNLGMVVVDEQHRFGVEQRDQLRAKARPGVTPHLLVMTATPIPRTVALTVYGDLETSTLRELPRGRQPITSNVIFVKDKPTWLGRAWQRISEEVAAGRQAYVVAPRIDEDDDPGAQEQNAKAPETAEGLYARLRSGELAHLRLGLMHGRLSGDEKDAVMAAFRAGEIDVLVCTTVIEVGVDVPNATVMLVMDADRFGISQLHQLRGRIGRGRHPSLCLFASWSAPDSPAGRRLAAVAGTLDGFALADLDLKERREGDVLGRNQSGRAITLRLLSLADHLEYIEAAREFCVRTYSEDPSDPGLAVLAARFTDTDRIEYLDKS, encoded by the coding sequence ATGGTGTCGCTGTCCGACCGGCTGGACTACGCCGTCGGCGGGAAGGTCGTGGAGCTCCTCGACGAGGTGTTCGGCATCCGGACCGTCAACGACCTGCTGCGCCACTACCCCCGCAGCTACACCGAGGGCGCCAGCCGCTGGGACGCCGACGACGAACGGCCGCCCGCCGGTGAACACATCACCATCGTCGACACGATCACCGACACCGAGACGTTCCCGATGAAAAAGACGCCGAAGAAGGTCTGCCACCGCATCACGCTCGGCTCCGGGCGCAACAAGGTGACCGCCACGTTCTTCAACGCGAACTACATCAAAAAGGACCTCACCACCGGCACCAAGGTGATGCTCTCCGGCGAGGTCGGGTTCTTCAGGAACGTCATGCAGCTCACCCATCCCGCGTTTCTCCTCCTCGACACGCCGGACGGGAAGAACCGCGGCACCGTGTCCCTCAAGAGCATCGCCAACGCCTCGCACGCCACCACCGGCGAAGACATCGCGGACGCGTATCAGCGCCACTTCTTCCCGATCTATGCGGCCAGCGCCAAGCTGCAGAGCTGGACCATCTTCGCCACCGTCCGCCAAGTGCTCGACGTCCTCGACCCGGTGCCCGATCCCCTGCCCGAGGACCTGCGCGCGAAATTCGGCCTGGTCTCCGAGGATCAGGCGTTGCGCGACATCCACCTCGCCGAAAGCGAGCCCCGCCGTCAGCAGGCACGCGAGCGCCTGACCTTCGACGAGGCCGTCGGGCTGCAGTGGGCCCTAGTGGCCCGCCGGCACGGCGAGCTTTCGGAATCGGGGCCCCCGGCGCCGCCGCGTTCGGACGGTTTGGCCGCGGAACTGTTGGGGCGGTTGCCTTTCGAGCTGACCGCGGGGCAGCGTGACGTGCTCGGCGTGCTGTCCGAGGGGCTGGCGTCCAACCGCCCGCTGAACCGCCTGCTGCAGGGGGAGGTGGGCTCGGGTAAGACGATCGTGTCGGTGCTGGCGATGCTGCAGATGGTGGACGCCGGTTATCAGTGCGCGCTGCTGGCCCCGACGGAAGTGCTTGCCGCGCAACATCTTCGATCCATCCGCGACGTGCTCGGCCCGCTGGCGATGGCGGGCCAGCTGGGCGGCGCCGATCGGGCCACCCGGGTGGCGCTGCTCAGCGGTTCCATGACCGCCGCGCAGAAGAAGCAGATCCGGTCCGAGATCGCCGGCGGCGAGGTGGGCATCGTCGTCGGCACCCACGCGCTGCTGCAGGACGCGGTGGAGTTCGACAACCTGGGCATGGTGGTGGTCGACGAGCAGCACCGCTTCGGGGTCGAACAGCGAGATCAGTTGCGGGCCAAGGCCCGTCCCGGTGTCACCCCGCACCTGCTGGTGATGACGGCGACGCCGATCCCGCGCACCGTCGCGCTCACCGTCTACGGGGACCTGGAAACGTCGACGCTGCGCGAACTTCCGCGTGGACGCCAGCCGATCACCAGCAACGTCATCTTCGTCAAGGACAAGCCCACCTGGCTCGGCCGCGCCTGGCAGCGCATCAGCGAAGAGGTCGCCGCCGGCCGGCAGGCCTACGTGGTGGCGCCCCGCATCGACGAGGACGACGATCCGGGCGCGCAGGAGCAGAACGCCAAGGCCCCCGAGACCGCCGAAGGCCTCTACGCCCGACTGCGTTCCGGCGAGCTGGCGCACCTGCGGCTGGGGCTGATGCACGGGCGGCTGTCCGGCGACGAGAAGGACGCGGTGATGGCGGCCTTCCGCGCCGGCGAGATCGACGTGCTGGTGTGCACCACCGTCATCGAGGTCGGCGTCGACGTCCCCAACGCCACCGTGATGCTGGTGATGGACGCCGACCGGTTCGGGATCAGCCAGTTGCATCAGCTGCGCGGCCGGATCGGCCGCGGCCGGCACCCGAGCCTGTGCCTGTTCGCCAGCTGGTCCGCGCCCGACTCGCCGGCCGGCCGGCGTCTGGCCGCGGTGGCCGGGACGCTGGACGGCTTCGCCCTGGCCGACCTGGACCTCAAGGAGCGCCGCGAGGGAGATGTCTTGGGCCGCAACCAGTCCGGCCGGGCGATCACGCTGCGGTTGCTGTCCCTGGCCGACCACCTGGAGTACATCGAGGCGGCGCGGGAATTCTGCGTCCGAACCTATTCCGAGGACCCCTCCGATCCCGGATTGGCCGTGCTGGCGGCGCGATTCACCGACACCGACCGCATCGAATACCTGGACAAGAGTTGA
- a CDS encoding uracil-DNA glycosylase has translation MTARPLSELVEPGWANALQPVAGQVAQMGQFLRDEIAAGRRYLPAGPNVLRAFTYPFDQVRVLIVGQDPYPTPGHAVGLSFSVAPEVRPLPRSLANIFQEYTTDLGHPPPSCGDLTPWAQRGVLLLNRVLTVRPSNPASHRGKGWETVTECAIRALTARSLPLVAILWGRDASTLKPILAQGNCVAIESPHPSPLSASRGFFGSRPFSRANELLAGMGADAIDWRLP, from the coding sequence ATGACGGCGCGCCCGCTGAGCGAATTGGTCGAGCCGGGCTGGGCGAACGCGCTGCAACCCGTGGCCGGGCAGGTCGCCCAGATGGGGCAGTTCCTGCGGGACGAGATCGCGGCCGGGCGCAGGTATCTGCCCGCCGGCCCGAATGTGTTGCGCGCCTTCACCTATCCGTTCGACCAGGTCCGGGTGCTGATCGTCGGGCAGGACCCCTACCCGACGCCCGGACACGCTGTGGGGCTGAGCTTTTCGGTGGCCCCCGAGGTGCGGCCGCTGCCGCGCAGCCTGGCCAACATCTTTCAGGAGTACACGACCGACCTGGGCCACCCCCCGCCGTCGTGCGGTGACCTGACGCCCTGGGCGCAGCGCGGTGTGCTGCTGTTGAACAGGGTGCTCACCGTGCGACCCAGCAATCCGGCGTCGCACCGGGGCAAGGGCTGGGAAACGGTGACCGAATGCGCCATCCGGGCGCTGACCGCGCGCTCGCTGCCGCTGGTGGCGATCCTGTGGGGCCGCGACGCCTCGACGCTCAAACCGATTCTCGCCCAAGGCAATTGCGTGGCCATCGAGTCACCGCACCCCTCGCCGCTGTCGGCGTCGCGGGGGTTCTTCGGCTCCCGCCCGTTCAGCCGTGCCAACGAACTGCTGGCCGGAATGGGCGCGGACGCGATCGATTGGCGGCTGCCCTGA